Within Winogradskyella helgolandensis, the genomic segment AGCCCAATAAATGTACGATGATGAGCAAGAATGGATGTCTGTTTTTATGATATCGTCACAACCATTATGAGATAATCTCGTGGTAGATCCTGTGCTTTGTATATCAATAATCTCTCCGGTAACATTAATATAAAAATTAGCATCCGGAACGGGGTTTACCAAATCGGTAGTTGGAGTTAAACCATAGTTTTCATCACAGCCTTCATACCAAGATTCTCCAGTGTCTTCGGCGGTTCCCGCAATAAATACCTGAGATGATGCAGGGTTGTAAAAATCGTCGTGCTTTTGTACCGTAACCAAAATCCTTTCAACACCAGCAGGGACAATTATGGGTTCGTCAAATTCTACATTTATAATTTCGGGAGTGCCGTTTATATTTGGAGATTGTCCGATGCCACGCCTTCCGAGCACTACTGGCGGATAAAGCGAGTAAAAAAACACGGGGAAGTTAGCATCAATACTATACACATTAAATTGTAAAAGTGCTCCGTCATTAGACTGACTCAGCGCAACTTGTCCAGACGTTATTTTAAACTGCTCATTGGGGTTGATCCCAAAATCCTCTAAAACAAATATCTTAGACCAGCTCTCGTCTCTTTCACAAGAGAACATGTCTGTCGCAATTGGAGTGGTGCCTACATTATGCGTTAACGTAATTTGCGCAAAAGACTGAATGCTATAGCCAAAGCATAATATACCGAGTAAAATAAATTGTAAAGGTTTAGGCATTCTTTAATTTAGGGTTTGTCAATACTATCGACTTGTGATCTTTAGGATTGATAATTGTTTACAGATGCCTAAAAATAATAAATAGATTTAATTATGTAAGAATTTTAGAGGTTATTACGATTCGTTAGGCTCTAATTAAGTAAGCAAATTTTATATTCTTTTTAAGGTTTATTGTTCCGTTTCATTTGGCATCATGTCATTTATATATGCTTGTTTGTTTTCTTTTTCCAATAACCCGTTCTGTAATAACGTGGCAAACCATTCAGAAAATACCTTAGCTCCTTTATGGTTTACATGTTGAAGATCTCCATACTGAGAATTAGAGAGTGGAAAACTTGAAAAGTCCATATAATCTATAGTTCCGTATCGTGTTTTCAGTATTTCAAGATATTTTTCCTCATTAACAGACTCACGATATGTTTTGTGAAGCGGACTTCTTATCAAAATAACTTTTTTACTGTTTTCTTCACAAAATTTAATTATAGCATCCAGATATGATAAATTGACTTCGGAAACCTTATCATCTACTGATTGAGGTGGTTCTTCTAGGCTAGATAGTGTATTTACTAAAGAATCTGTTTTGTCTCGTTTTAAATAGAAGTAATTACCAAAGTCGTTAGAGAAATACTCGTCATTTTTAATGATTCTTGTAAGTTTCCTTTTTAGGGAAAGCGACTGCACATTTATAAATGCTGCTGGATTCTTTTTTAATAATAATAGTTGGTCAGAATTACTGATAAAAGAAGAATATTTAGGGTATTTGTAGGGTATGTATTTGTTACTCCAAATATTTTCATTCATGTTTAATTGATTGTCTGTGAATTCAATAAAAACAACTTTTAGTGAAGAATTTTGTTTAATAACCTCTTTCATTTTAGAGTAAATGTAAAAATAGGAATCGCCAGATTGAGAAAGGTTTTTTAAGCTAGGAATGAGACTGTCGTTAAATGCGCATTCGGGTTGAGAATGCCCTAAAACGATATATTTAGGATTGTTCTGAAGTTTAAAACTCGTAAATTTTCTATCTAAAGATGTTGCTCCAATTAAAGTCAAAACAATTATGCCTAATAAAAGGAACGTGAAAAGTAAAATACGTTTAATAAATATGCTCATAACTAAAATTGAAAATATATAAATTCTTGTTGTTTTCCTTGATGCATAAAAATCAGTAGGCATATGATAAGGTAAAAACACCATCTGTAATAGCGTTTTTCAATTCTACAAAGTTGAGATAAGGTGTGTTGTCCTTCCCGTCCCAACCATTCTATAACGATAAAGAAACAGATGAGAAGTAGCGTTAATAACGTATCACTTGTTAGTGATTGGGGTATATTGAATAAAGACCCTGAGAATATACCTGTAATATAATCTATGGCATGTTGAAGCGATTCTGCCCTAAAAAATATCCAGGCAAAAACGGTTAACCCAAAAGTAAATGACATTAACCAAAAATCTTTAAGACTTGGTAAGCGTTTGTCTTTTGCAACAATATCTAAATAATTTCTGTTCTTTTTTGTGAGAAGAATGGGCAAAAAGTATAATGCGTTTAACGCTCCCCAAACGATAAAGGTCCAATTTGCACCATGCCAAAATCCACTGACTAGAAATATGATGAATACATTCCGAATTTTATTTAATAGACTACCTCGACTTCCACCTAAAGGTATATAGACATAATCCCTAAACCATGTGGAAAGCGATATGTGCCAACGTCTCCAAAATTCAGCTATATCTCTGGAAAAATATGGAGTTGCAAAATTTTGTTTTAAATTAAAACCAAAGAGACGCGACGTTCCAATGGCAATGTCTGAATACCCAGAAAAATCACCATAAATTTGAAATGTAAAAAAGATAGCACCTAATACTAAAGTGCTTCCTGAATAGTCTGAAGAATTGTTGAAAATTTGATTGGCATATTCAGCACAATTATCTGCAATAACTATTTTTTTGAATAATCCCCAAAGTATTTGTCGCATGCCATCAATAGCTTTAGCGTAATCGAAATGACGTTTTTTATAAAATTGAGGTAATAGATTTGTGGCACGTTCAATTGGTCCTGCTACTAGTTGAGGAAAAAAGCTCACAAAAGCAAAGAATGCAATAATGTCTTTAGTGGGTTCTAGTTTTCTTTTATAAACATCTATAGAATAGCTTAAGGTTTGAAACGTATAAAAACTAATTCCAACGGGTAGAATTATATTTAAGGAATTTGAACTGATTTCAGTACCAAATAATGAAAAGGCACTCGTAAAATTGTCAATAAAAAAATTAAAGTATTTAAAGAACCCAAGAAAACCAAGATTAACGAAAATGCTAATCCATAGCAACTGTTTTCTTTTTGTGTCGTTGTCTTGTTTAGATAGGCTAAGTCCAATCAAATAATCAACAAGGCTACTAAATAGGATTAAAGATAAAAAGCGCCAATCCCACCACGCATAAAATATATAACTGGCGATTACAATTATTAAATTTTGGAGCTTTAGGTTTTTATTCGCGATAAACCAATAAATAATAAAAATGATTGGTAAAAATATAGCGAAATCAATGGAGTTAAAAAGCATTTTTTTTAGTCTAAAATAGTTCAGTATTTGATTCGCATAAATAGAACTTTAAAGTTGACTTCTTTTAGCGTAGTGAAACGACGAATTTAATGAATAAATATCGAACTGAATTGCATCGCTTTATAAGCGTTGATAGTATTGTTTTAATTAGAGCGTACTTATTATTCTAAACTAACAACGTTTTATTTAGACTTCAATTTGAATTAATTCTTCTGTTTTTTTTTAACTAATGGCTTTCATCTGCTAAAGGAGAAATCATAATATGTGCTCTGTGTGTTCCAGGATTCATAATCCAAGGATGGTTTGAAGCTACTGGTGCTTCTGGTAAACCTGTAGATGCTGAGGTAGCCCACGGTAAATAAACCACATAACGTAATTTTGCTCCATCTACTTTTGCAGTTTCTGGATCGTACTCGGCTTTAGGGCCGGAATAGATGTGCAACGTCGCTCCTGAGGTGATATTAAATTTACCGGCTTTCATTTCTTCTTCACGGATGTCAAAGATTTCTTGATGCTTTTTTCCTTCGGCTTTTAAAGCGCGTCCTCTTGCCATAAACGGTTCGAGATCTTTATGGTAACATGCTGCACTAAATCCATTTTTGTTAGGGTCATCTGCAAGCACAATAAATTCATTATCACCTTCTTTTAAAGTTACAAATTCACCTGCCATATTATAGCCAATCACTTTACATCCAGATCTACTGGCTTCTGGAGCGGCCATTAGTGCGGTTGCAATTAAGGCGTCATCAGTAGTGATAGCTTGTAAGGCTTTGTTTGTTTCGGTTAGTGTGGATTCTGTTGTGATTTCCGTGGTCTCAGATTCTTGTATGGTCGTTTTTGTTTTGTCTGATGAATTACAAGACACTAATAGTCCTGCAAAAACGAATGCTGTGATGATGAGTTTCATATTGGTTGTTGGATTTTTAGATTATTGGATTGAATTGTTGTTTTTAAAGTTACTAAAATCTGATGAGATGAAGGTATTTGAGTCTATATGATTTTTTGTGTTTTAAAGCTTCTCAATACATTCCGACAAAAAAGTGGAACACTCGAAGTGACAACACGTATATCACAAAAATAATCCTAATGGGTTACATCAGGATTTTATAAGCGTTAAAGAAATGTGACCAGCCAATTTATGTGATTATTTAATAGACTTTTTCGTATTGATTTAATGTACCTCCACGTATTATTTTACGTACTGATGACCAGAAGCTCAATAATGAACCAGTGGACCTATTAGAGAGGTCTGTAAGGATTAATAGGTTATTAACATAGTGTTGAAGATCTTTGTCTATTGGACGATAGAAAGCCATACTCCATTCCGAAAAATACCTCTGTTTAACTGGTGCCTCCCACAATACTTTTATGCTATGGTGCCTTTTATCTGCCATAATGTTTTCAAATACGTTTAGCACATCTTTTTCGAGTCCTTCTAGAATTTGAACGAAACTTCCATTATGATAGATGAGACATCCTGAGATATTATTTGCTGTGTTGGTAGCAATAGCTGTTTCAAGAATATTGTCTAAATCGTCAAGCTCTAAATCTGAGTTTCCTATAGAATGGTAATTTAATTGATACATATTGTTTTTTAGAGTTGACAATGTGATGCTTGATTTTTATAAAGTGAAGCTGCGCTAAAATAACAATTTACTTCACAAATTAATTGCGCTTGTGTAAAGTGTAGAAACTAATTCATAGGCTTAAGAAGCCTATTGTAATTTCAATATGGAGCATTTTAAGGTGATCAACTTATTTATAAAATTAAAAAAATCCTGATGGGTTAATAACATCAGGATTTTTTAGAATGTGCTTAGTGCGCAGAATTAAATGTAATATTTAGGTTTCTCTTTCATGAGATGCCTGCGTCCGCAAGAATTTATTCAACTAAAACCCATTCTCCTTTTTCAATTAAAGGAATGGCCTGTTTGTATTTTACTTCTTTGGCTTCTCCACTCATTACATGCTTAATAGTCACCTTATCATTACGACCAATTTTTGCATGTTCTCTAACGATAGTTTCAACCACTTGCTGTTGGCGCGATGCACCTTCACCAACTTGTCTGCTTTGAGAAGAACGCTCATCTAAATTTTGAATCTCGTCTTTTTGAGTTTCTAATTTTTCTTGTTTACGTGCTCTTGCTTCTTGAATAGTATCTGCTGTTTCTTGAGGGATTTCACCTTTAAATAAGAATGAAATTACATCTTTATTCACTTGGTCAATCATTGCTTTAAACAATTCAAAAGACTCAAACTTATAAATTAACAATGGATCTTTTTGCTCATGAACAGCTAACTGAACCGATTGCTTTAATTCGTCCATTTTACGTAAATGTACCTTCCAAGCATCATCTACAATGGCTAAGGTAATGTTCTTTTCAAAATCATTAATTAATTGCTTTCCTTTAGTTTCGTAGGCTTTCTGTAAGTCTGTTACAACTTGTAAATTCTTAACTCCATCTGTAAATGGTACAACGATACGTTTAAATTTATCGCGTTGTGTATCATATACATTTTCAATAACAGGAAATGCTAAATCTGCTGCGCGTTGCATTTTTTCGCGGTAATGCTTAAAGGCTGCTTTATAAATCGTACCAGCAATATCAGTCGCATTCATTTTTCCGAATTCAGATTCAGAAATAGGGGATGCCATTGAGAAATAACGAATCAATTCGAATTCAAAATTCTTAAAATCGTTGGCGTTTTTATTCGTTTCAGCAATACCTTCAGACGTATCAAAAATCATGTTCGCTAAATCCACTCTCAAACGTTCACCATGTAAAGCATTACGACGACGTTTATAAATGACTTCACGTTGTGCGTTCATCACATCATCATATTCTAATAAACGCTTACGCACACCAAAGTTATTCTCTTCTACTTTTTTCTGTGCACGCTCAATAGACTTAGAAATCATGCCGTGTTGTATCACTTCACCTTCTTTTAAGCCCATTCTGTCCATCATCTTAGCGATTCGTTCAGAGCCAAATAAACGCATTAGGTTATCTTCTAAAGACACATAGAACTGTGAACTTCCTGGATCTCCTTGACGACCAGCTCTACCACGTAACTGTCTATCGACACGACGAGAATCATGACGCTCAGTACCTACAATGGCTAAACCACCTGCTTTTTTAACGTCTTCACTTAACTTAATGTCGGTACCACGACCAGCCATGTTGGTGGCAATGGTTACTTGTCCTGCATTACCAGCTTGTGCTACAATATCAGCTTCTTTTTTGTGTTGTTTCGCGTTTAAGACGTTATGGTCTATTTTACGAATGCTTAACATTTTACCTAAAAGTTCTGAAATTTCAACGTTAGTTGTACCAATTAGTACAGGTCTTCCGGCTTGTGCTAAAGTTGTGACTTCATCGATAACGGCATTATATTTTTCACGCTTTGTTTTGTAAACTAAATCGTCTCTATCATCTCTAGCGATTGGTCTGTTAGTTGGAATCTCAACAACATCTAATTTGTAGATTTCCCAAAGTTCACCAGCTTCTGTAACCGCAGTACCTGTCATACCAGATAATTTACGGTACATTCTAAAGTAATTTTGAAGTGTTACGGTTGCGAACGTTTGTGTTGCGGCTTCAATTTTTACATTTTCCTTAGCTTCAATCGCTTGGTGTAATCCGTCAGAATAACGACGACCATCCATAATACGACCGGTTTGCTCATCTACAATCATAACTTTGTTGTCCATAACAACGTACTGATTGTCTTTTTCGAAAAGAGCGTAAGCTTTAAGTAATTGATTTAACGTATGAATGCGTTCAGACTTAATTCCGAAGTCTCTAAATAATTCTTCTTTGAGATTCGCTTCTTCTTCAGAGGATAATCCTTGTGATTCAATTTTAGCGATTTCAAGTCCGATTTCAGGCATCACGAAGAAATTTGGATCATCTTCACCAGAAAGGAATTCAACTCCTTTATCAGATAATTCTACCTGATTATTTTTTTCATCAATAACATAATAGAGTTCCTCATCTACTTTAGGCATTTCTCTATTGTTATCTTGCATGTAGTAGTTTTCCGTTTTTTGAAGCAATTGTTTTACACCTTCTTCAGATAAAAACTTTATTAATGCTTTATTTTTAGGAATACCTCTGTAAGCTCTTAATAATTGAAAACCACCTTCTTTTGTATCACCAGCTGCAATTAACTTTTTTGCTTCAGCTAAAACACCTATTAAGTATTTACGTTGCACTTCTTCAATCGCATTTACTTTAGGTTTTAAGGCATCAAATTCGTGCTCATCTCCTCTAGGAACTGGACCTGAAATGATTAATGGTGTACGTGCATCATCGACTAATACAGAATCGACCTCATCAACAATCGCATAGTGATGTGGACGTTGTACTAAATCATCTGGCGAATGTGCCATGTTATCACGTAAATAATCGAAACCAAATTCGTTGTTGGTTCCGTAAGTAATATCTGCGTTATAGGCTTTACGACGTGCATCAGAGTTAGGTTGGTGGTAATCAATACAATCAATACTCATACCATGAAACTGAAAGATTGGTGCCATCCAAGCGCTATCTCGTTTTGCTAAGTAATCGTTCACTGTTACTAAGTGCACTCCTTTACCAGCTAAGGCATTTAAATATACCGGAAGCGTCGCTACCAATGTTTTACCTTCACCAGTTTGCATCTCTGCAATTTTACCTTGGTGCATCGCAATACCACCAATCAATTGAACATCGTAGTGAATCATATCCCAAGTAATTGGTTTACCTGCAGCATCCCAAGAGTTTGACCAAACGGCTTGGTCACCTTCTAAGGTTACATAATCATTATCACCAGAAATTTCACGGTCAAACGCATTTGCTGTCACCGGAATTTGCGTATTATGTACAAAACGTTTTGCAGTTTCTTTTACCACGGCGAACGCTTCGGGAAGAATGTCGTTTAAAACACCTTCAGTGACTTCGTAAATCTCGTCATCAATTTTATCGACCTCTAGATACATGTCTTCACGTTCGTCGATGTCTTCTGTAAGTTGTGCTTTTGCTAAAAGATCATCTTTTTTTGTTTGAAGAGGTTGTCTTGCTTCGGCAATTTTTGCTTTAAATTCAGCTGTTTTTGCTCTAAGCTCGTCATGCGATAAAGCTTCTAAAGCTTTTTCAAACGTTTTTATTTTTTCAACAATAGGTTTAATGGCACCAACGTCTTGTTTGGATTTATCTCCAACAAAAACTTTAAGTACTTTATCTAAAAAGGTCATATTATGATGTTTGTAATGGATTGATTGGTATCAATCTTTAATGTTAATTTCAGTTAGTTTTACATATTTTAAAAACATGATATCTAATTAAAAACACTTCTAATGAGCTTCGCTCGGTATCTTCAATTAAAATATATTTTCATTTCGATTATCCTCGAGGGGATCATCAATATCTTATAAATTTCGTTTCGGAAAAAAACCTCCCGAAAATAAAAAAAGTCTCTCAGTTATGATAACGCAAGAGACTTTTTTGTGATAATTTTATATGTTAATATTCGTCCTCATTCCAGAGGTAATCTTCGTCAGTAGGATAATCTGGCCAAATTTCTTCAATAGAGTCGTAAGAATCTCCTTCATCTTCTATTGCTTGTAAATTTTCAACAACTTCTAAAGGTGCTCCTGTTCTAATTGCGTAGTCAATAAGCTCGTCTTTGGTTGCTGGCCAAGGCGCATCACTTAAATAAGATGCTAATTCTAATGTCCAATACATAATTGCGTTGTAATTTAATTTTTTGCAAAAATAATTTTTTAGTTGAACAATCCAAGAGAAAATTAAGTTAATTAGTATTTATCTCAAATAAATTAATATTCTGGTCTCGCTGAACATTTATATTTATGCGTTTTGAATCTTTCAAATTTCATTTATAAATGTTTTATCATTAATAAAAAGAACGTATAATTTTCAACTTTTATTTCAGACTAAATTTTGCTGTTTAATCCAATTACTAAAGAGATTGCTTCGTCCTGCGTCCTCGCAATGACATTTAATTAAGATTCTTTATTGGGAATCCACTTTATCTCTTCAGCGTGTAAGTCATGTGACAACTTCCGTGCCAACACAAAAAGGTAGTCAGATAGTCTATTAATATACATTAAAGTTTCGGGTTGAAACGGTTCTAAGTCATTGAGATGCGATGCTAAACGTTCCGCTCTACGGCACACCGTACGTGCAATGTGACAGAATGACACGGTTGTGTGGCCACCAGGTAAAACGAAATGCGTCATTGGTGGAAGACTATCTTCCATGAGGTCCATGCCTTTTTCTAGTTTCTCAATGTCTTCGTTAGATATCTTTGGAATGTTTAAGCGTGCTTTACCATTTTTTAATTGCGCTTTTTCTGGATCTGTCGCTAAAATGGCTCCGACGGTAAAAAGTCGATCTTGAATATCCATCAACGTATTTTTATACAATTGATCTATATCTTGGTCTCTGATTAAGCCGATATGTGAGTTGAGCTCGTCTATGGTGCCGTAACTTTCTATTCGTATATGATGTTTAGGAACACGTGTGCCACCGAAAAGTGCGGTTGTTCCTTTGTCTCCTGTTTTTGTGTATACTTTCATATTTCAAAGTTAAGAGTTATGGGTGAAATGTTGAGAATTATGAGTTAAAAATTATATGTGTAAAGTAAAATGTAAAAAGTAAAAAGTGTAAAGTGTGAAGTGGAAAGTGAAAAGTTTTGAGATTTGAAGATGAATCATGAAGGCAATAGAAGAGAGAAAATAGAAAATAGAAAATAGAAGAAAGAGGATGGAGTTGTGAGTTGTTGGTTATTGGTTGGAAAGAGACAGGATGTAAGAGTCAGGATACAAGATGCAAGAACCAAGGGTAAAGGTTTGATGGTAAAGAGTATATAGATTAGATTTTTTAGTTAGAAATGACGAGTTTGAGCTAAATGCTAAATGCTAAGAGTAACTGTTTTACTGATCACTGCCTACTGACCACTGCCAACTGACCACCGCCTACTAATTAAATGTATCACTTTCAATAACACCATCACGTAAACGAATAACCCGTTTGGCATGTGCTGCAATGTCTTCTTCGTGAGTTACCATAATTACGGTGTTTCCTGCAGCATGAATATCTCCAAAGAGTTTCATGATTTCGATTCCTGTTTTAGAGTCTAAGTTACCTGTTGGCTCATCGGCAAGGATGATTGATGGTTTGTTGACTAAAGCTCTTCCTACGGCGACACGTTGTCGTTGTCCACCAGAAAGTTGATTGGGCTTATGATCCATTCGGTCTGCTAATCCAACATCTGTTAAAACTTCTGTAGCACGTGCAATCCGATCTTTTTTTGAAAATCCAGCATAGACCATTGGTAGCGCCACATTATCTAAAGCAGTTGTTCTTGGAAGTAGGTTAAAGGTTTGAAAAACGAATCCGATTTCCGTATTTCTAATATCGGCGAGTTCGTCATCTGACATTTGACTCACGTCATTTCCGTTTAGGTTGTAAGAACCTGCCGTTGGTGTGTCTAAGCAGCCTAATAGATTCATTAATGTCGATTTACCAGAACCCGAAGGTCCCATAATTGCTACATATTCTCCACGTTTTATATCTAAATCGATACCTTTTAAAACATGAACAATTTCTTGTCCTAGTTTAAAATCTCTAATGATGTTTCTAATTTCGATGACGTTGGCACTCATATATAATAACTATTGTGGCTTAAACCTTTTGCAAGATATAAGAATTAAAAAATCGATTCACCAAATAAGACGTTAAAGTTGAACCTTTGTTACATTCTAATTTTAAAATGTTCCTTAACTTGTTCTCTTCTAAAAAACACGAAGCCTAAATTGAAGCCATCTACGGTTACCGTAACAGCGTCGTGATTCTTGATGTATTCCCATGCTTCTGTCATGCCTTTGGACCAATAAATATCGTCGAACACAAAAACAGAATCATTATGGGCTTTTGGTAATAAGGCTTCAAAATATTTGATGGTGGCTTCTTTGTTGTGATGCCCATCGAAGAAAATAAAATCATAATTCTCTTCTTTTAAATTGGGGATTGTATCTAAAAAATTACCAACTAAGAATTCCACATTCGTTATGTTATTATTTTCTAGTTTGGATTTGGCAAGAGCTGAGGTGTTTGGACAGCCTTCAATGGTTATAATTTTCGAAGTTGGGGTTGCTATTGCTATGGCATAAGTTCCCATGCCGAGAGACGTACCCAATTCTAAACTATTCTTAAACCCAAAATATTTTGAAAGTCGGTATAAAAGCTGTGCATCTTTTTTAGAACTGCTAGAGGCTTTTACCATTTTAGAAACGTGTCTGTGATTAGCGTCTAAAGTTTTTGAGCCTTCTCCTAAATCTATAATTTGCAGTGTTGTTCTTGAGTTTAGTAGCTCTTTTTTATAGTGTTTGAGTTTAGTGTAGGCTTCATAATCGGTTTTGTCATAAAGGCATTTGGTTACAAAATTATAGACAAAAGGGGAGTGGACTCCGTGTTGATTGGTGGCTTTTGAAAGGAATTTTATGTATGCTTTTATTTGGTACACGTTTTGGATTTGCTGAGATTCAAAGATTCAAAGTTTTAGAGTTGCTGAGTTTCAGAGTTTCTTTTTCTCGCTAAGGCGCTAAGGCGCAAAGGAAAAAAAATATTACTTACCTTAATGCTTTGCGGCTTTGCGGCTTTGCGTGAGGCTTCAGCCTTCCAGTTTCTCAGCTAATTCAAACCAACGCATTTCTTTTTCTTCAATGGTATCAATAATAACTTGTAGCTTTTCTGAAAGTTTACTGATTTGATCTTGGGATAAGTCCGGATTATGGAACTTGGCTTCTAATTCTGTTTTATCGAATTCTAATGACCGTATTTTAGATGTTAAATTTTTATATTCCTTTTGTTCGTTGTAATCTAGCTTATTGGCTTCATTTTGCTTTTCCGCTTTTGTGTCAACAACTTTTTCTACGACTTCAATTTGTTTAGGCTGACTTGCATCATAAGCTCTAAAATCAGAGTAATTGCCAGGGAAATCGTCAACGATACCTTCACCCCTAAACACAAACATATGATCTACAATTTTATCCATAAAGTAACGGTCGTGAGACACGACTAACAATACTCCTGGGAAATCCATTAAAAACTCTTCAAGAACATTTAGGGTTACAATATCCAAATCGTTTGTTGGCTCATCGAGAATTAAAACATTCGGGTTCTGAATTAAAACAGTACATAAATACAATCGTTTTTGTTCACCTCCACTTAGTTTTTCAACAAAGTCCCATTGTTTCTTTCTATCGAATAAAAACTTTTCTAGTAATTGCTGTGCGCTAATTTGTCGGCCTTTGGCTAGCGGAATATACTCGCCAAATTCTTTAATGACATCAATAACTTTTTGATTAGGTTTGGCTTTAATTCCGCCTTGCGTGTAATAACCGATTTTAACCGTCTCACCCAAAACAACTTTACCGCTATCTGGCTGTGCTGTTTGTGTAAGAAGGTTTAAAAACGTTGATTTTCCTGTTCCGTTTTTGCCAATAATACCAATACGCTCTCCTTTTTTAAAGGTGTATTCAAAATTATTAAGAATCGTTTTGTCTTTAAATGCTTTTGAGACCTTATGAAACTCTATGATTTTACTCCCAAGGCGTTCCATGTTAATGTCCAATTCGATAGTGTGATCGTTACGGCGTTGGTGTGCTTTGGATTTTATTTCAGAAAAATCATCAATTCTACTTTTTGATTTTGTAGTACGTGCTTTGGGTTGGCGACGCATCCATTCCAATTCTTTTTTAAAGAGCTGTTTTGCTTTTCCAACTTCAGTCGCTTGATTCTCTATTCTGGCTTCTTTCTTTTCTAAATAGTAAGAGTAATTACCTTTATACGTATGTAATTCACCATGGTCTAATTCTATAATTTCATTACAAACACGTTCTAAGAAGTAACGGTCGTGTGTCACC encodes:
- the secA gene encoding preprotein translocase subunit SecA, whose product is MTFLDKVLKVFVGDKSKQDVGAIKPIVEKIKTFEKALEALSHDELRAKTAEFKAKIAEARQPLQTKKDDLLAKAQLTEDIDEREDMYLEVDKIDDEIYEVTEGVLNDILPEAFAVVKETAKRFVHNTQIPVTANAFDREISGDNDYVTLEGDQAVWSNSWDAAGKPITWDMIHYDVQLIGGIAMHQGKIAEMQTGEGKTLVATLPVYLNALAGKGVHLVTVNDYLAKRDSAWMAPIFQFHGMSIDCIDYHQPNSDARRKAYNADITYGTNNEFGFDYLRDNMAHSPDDLVQRPHHYAIVDEVDSVLVDDARTPLIISGPVPRGDEHEFDALKPKVNAIEEVQRKYLIGVLAEAKKLIAAGDTKEGGFQLLRAYRGIPKNKALIKFLSEEGVKQLLQKTENYYMQDNNREMPKVDEELYYVIDEKNNQVELSDKGVEFLSGEDDPNFFVMPEIGLEIAKIESQGLSSEEEANLKEELFRDFGIKSERIHTLNQLLKAYALFEKDNQYVVMDNKVMIVDEQTGRIMDGRRYSDGLHQAIEAKENVKIEAATQTFATVTLQNYFRMYRKLSGMTGTAVTEAGELWEIYKLDVVEIPTNRPIARDDRDDLVYKTKREKYNAVIDEVTTLAQAGRPVLIGTTNVEISELLGKMLSIRKIDHNVLNAKQHKKEADIVAQAGNAGQVTIATNMAGRGTDIKLSEDVKKAGGLAIVGTERHDSRRVDRQLRGRAGRQGDPGSSQFYVSLEDNLMRLFGSERIAKMMDRMGLKEGEVIQHGMISKSIERAQKKVEENNFGVRKRLLEYDDVMNAQREVIYKRRRNALHGERLRVDLANMIFDTSEGIAETNKNANDFKNFEFELIRYFSMASPISESEFGKMNATDIAGTIYKAAFKHYREKMQRAADLAFPVIENVYDTQRDKFKRIVVPFTDGVKNLQVVTDLQKAYETKGKQLINDFEKNITLAIVDDAWKVHLRKMDELKQSVQLAVHEQKDPLLIYKFESFELFKAMIDQVNKDVISFLFKGEIPQETADTIQEARARKQEKLETQKDEIQNLDERSSQSRQVGEGASRQQQVVETIVREHAKIGRNDKVTIKHVMSGEAKEVKYKQAIPLIEKGEWVLVE
- a CDS encoding BLUF domain-containing protein, whose amino-acid sequence is MYQLNYHSIGNSDLELDDLDNILETAIATNTANNISGCLIYHNGSFVQILEGLEKDVLNVFENIMADKRHHSIKVLWEAPVKQRYFSEWSMAFYRPIDKDLQHYVNNLLILTDLSNRSTGSLLSFWSSVRKIIRGGTLNQYEKVY
- a CDS encoding O-methyltransferase; this encodes MYQIKAYIKFLSKATNQHGVHSPFVYNFVTKCLYDKTDYEAYTKLKHYKKELLNSRTTLQIIDLGEGSKTLDANHRHVSKMVKASSSSKKDAQLLYRLSKYFGFKNSLELGTSLGMGTYAIAIATPTSKIITIEGCPNTSALAKSKLENNNITNVEFLVGNFLDTIPNLKEENYDFIFFDGHHNKEATIKYFEALLPKAHNDSVFVFDDIYWSKGMTEAWEYIKNHDAVTVTVDGFNLGFVFFRREQVKEHFKIRM
- a CDS encoding MBOAT family O-acyltransferase, encoding MLFNSIDFAIFLPIIFIIYWFIANKNLKLQNLIIVIASYIFYAWWDWRFLSLILFSSLVDYLIGLSLSKQDNDTKRKQLLWISIFVNLGFLGFFKYFNFFIDNFTSAFSLFGTEISSNSLNIILPVGISFYTFQTLSYSIDVYKRKLEPTKDIIAFFAFVSFFPQLVAGPIERATNLLPQFYKKRHFDYAKAIDGMRQILWGLFKKIVIADNCAEYANQIFNNSSDYSGSTLVLGAIFFTFQIYGDFSGYSDIAIGTSRLFGFNLKQNFATPYFSRDIAEFWRRWHISLSTWFRDYVYIPLGGSRGSLLNKIRNVFIIFLVSGFWHGANWTFIVWGALNALYFLPILLTKKNRNYLDIVAKDKRLPSLKDFWLMSFTFGLTVFAWIFFRAESLQHAIDYITGIFSGSLFNIPQSLTSDTLLTLLLICFFIVIEWLGREGQHTLSQLCRIEKRYYRWCFYLIICLLIFMHQGKQQEFIYFQF
- a CDS encoding DUF2795 domain-containing protein; this encodes MYWTLELASYLSDAPWPATKDELIDYAIRTGAPLEVVENLQAIEDEGDSYDSIEEIWPDYPTDEDYLWNEDEY
- a CDS encoding ABC transporter ATP-binding protein, which encodes MSANVIEIRNIIRDFKLGQEIVHVLKGIDLDIKRGEYVAIMGPSGSGKSTLMNLLGCLDTPTAGSYNLNGNDVSQMSDDELADIRNTEIGFVFQTFNLLPRTTALDNVALPMVYAGFSKKDRIARATEVLTDVGLADRMDHKPNQLSGGQRQRVAVGRALVNKPSIILADEPTGNLDSKTGIEIMKLFGDIHAAGNTVIMVTHEEDIAAHAKRVIRLRDGVIESDTFN
- a CDS encoding cob(I)yrinic acid a,c-diamide adenosyltransferase, producing MKVYTKTGDKGTTALFGGTRVPKHHIRIESYGTIDELNSHIGLIRDQDIDQLYKNTLMDIQDRLFTVGAILATDPEKAQLKNGKARLNIPKISNEDIEKLEKGMDLMEDSLPPMTHFVLPGGHTTVSFCHIARTVCRRAERLASHLNDLEPFQPETLMYINRLSDYLFVLARKLSHDLHAEEIKWIPNKES